In one window of Henckelia pumila isolate YLH828 chromosome 1, ASM3356847v2, whole genome shotgun sequence DNA:
- the LOC140873949 gene encoding uncharacterized protein isoform X1 — translation MMKIDLINAVLPDELLQKIFDHLESKWCRDACSLVCKRWLNLERLSRFAISISSSTPESYIRLLSSVYVNLRSVYIDERRSVSLPVQCGKRRRGAGSSTTTRFGRGSNKNASDNKTGTSCLSDSGLETVGGRFAKLEKLSLIWCSNVTDLGLRSFAEKCKTLKSLDLQGCYIGDGGLAAVGACCSGLNDLNLRFCEGLTDKGLILLALGSGRNLKSLGVAACAKITDASLEVVGSHCKSLETLSLDSETIHDKGLLAVAKGCPMMKALKLQCINLTDEALQAVGSFCLLLESLALYSFQKFTDRSLYAIGKGCNKLKNLTLSDCYFLSNKGLHFVATGCPELVHVEVNGCHNIGTTGLKSIGKFCNGLSELSLLYCQRIDYDALSEIGNGCKFLQALHLVDCSSIGDFSICCIARGCTNLRKLHIRRCYEVGNEGITAIAQNCKFLSDLSIRFCDSIGDEALISIGEGCPSLQHLNVSGCNQIGDAGIMAIARGCPQLSYLDISVLQKLTDRALIDLGEGCSFLKDIVISHCREITNIGLSYLARRCMLLESCHLVYCPGITETGISTLITTCTRMKKVLVEKWKVSERTKRHAGSIINYLCVDL, via the exons ATGATGAAAATTGATCTGATAAATGCTGTTCTACCGGACGAATTGCTACAGAAAATCTTCGATCACCTGGAGTCGAAGTGGTGCCGCGATGCCTGTTCGCTGGTTTGCAAGCGGTGGCTCAACCTGGAGCGGCTCAGCCGCTTCGCAATCTCTATCAGCTCCTCCACGCCTGAGTCATACATCAGGTTGTTGAGCAGTGTATATGTGAATCTGAGAAGTGTGTATATCGACGAACGCCGCTCCGTGTCATTGCCTGTTCAATGC GGAAAAAGACGACGTGGTGCTGGCTCTTCTACTACAACCAGGTTTGGCCGTGGGTCTAATAAAAATGCGTCCGATAACAAGACAGGAACTAGCTGTTTGTCAGACTCTGGCTTGGAAACTGTTGGTGGTCGCTTTGCAAAACTAGAAAAATTGAGCCTTATTTGGTGCTCGAATGTAACAGATTTGGGGCTAAGATCTTTTGCCGAGAAATGTAAAACTCTTAAATCTTTGGATTTACAG GGCTGCTACATTGGAGATGGAGGTTTGGCTGCGGTGGGAGCATGCTGCAGTGGGCTTAATGATTTAAATTTGCGGTTTTGTGAAGGCTTGACTGACAAGGGACTGATTCTGTTGGCCCTTGGTAGTGGGAGGAATTTGAAATCACTTGGAGTCGCTGCTTGTGCAAAGATTACTGATGCCTCATTAGAAGTGGTGGGTTCTCATTGCAAATCTCTTGAAACTCTGTCACTAGACTCAGAAACCATCCATGACAAAGGCTTGCTTGCTGTGGCCAAAGGATGCCCTATGATGAAAGCTCTGAAACTACAGTGTATAAATCTTACAGATGAGGCTTTACAAGCTGTTGGTTCTTTCTGTTTATTGTTGGAGTCATTGGCTCTATACAGCTTCCAGAAATTCACTGACAG GAGCCTGTATGCCATAGGGAAAGGGTGTAATAAGCTGAAAAATCTTACATTGAGCGACTGCTACTTTTTAAGCAACAAGGGCTTGCATTTTGTCGCCACTGGTTGCCCAGAACTTGTGCATGTCGAAGTTAATGGTTGTCACAATATCGGAACAACCGGTTTGAAGTCTATTGGGAAATTTTGCAA TGGTCTTTCTGAATTATCCTTGCTGTACTGTCAGAGGATAGACTACGATGCTTTAAGTGAAATTGGTAATGGATGCAAGTTCTTACAAGCTCTTCACTTGGTGGATTGCTCCAGTATTGGGGATTTTTCCATATGTTGCATAGCTAGAGGATGTACCAACTTAAGAAAGCTTCATATTCGCCGATGTTACGAG GTGGGGAACGAAGGGATTACTGCGATTGCTCAGAACTGCAAATTCCTTTCAGATCTCAGTATCCGCTTCTGTGATAG CATAGGCGATGAGGCGCTGATTTCAATTGGCGAAGGTTGTCCCTCGTTGCAACATTTAAATGTAAGTGGTTGCAACCAAATTGGAGATGCTGGAATAATGGCCATTGCTAGAGGTTGCCCTCAACTCAGTTATCTGGATATAAGCGTTCTTCAG AAACTGACCGACAGGGCCTTGATTGACTTAGGCGAAGGCTGCTCCTTTCTAAAGGACATAGTGATATCACATTGTCGAGAAATAACCAACATAGGCCTCAGCTATCTTGCTCGGAGATGCATGCTACTGGAATCGTGTCACTTGGTTTACTGCCCGGGAATTACGGAAACTGGCATATCCACACTGATTACAACCTGTACGAGGATGAAAAAGGTGTTGGTCGAGAAGTGGAAGGTTAGTGAACGTACCAAAAGACATGCTGGATCCATCATCAACTACCTCTGTGTCGACCTTTAG
- the LOC140873949 gene encoding uncharacterized protein isoform X2 — protein MHSTYSHDACSLVCKRWLYLEGLIRNSVHFGRSCKTDTTIRLFADRFVNVQSVYINETSNSSSTQLGKRRRGAGSSTTTRFGRGSNKNASDNKTGTSCLSDSGLETVGGRFAKLEKLSLIWCSNVTDLGLRSFAEKCKTLKSLDLQGCYIGDGGLAAVGACCSGLNDLNLRFCEGLTDKGLILLALGSGRNLKSLGVAACAKITDASLEVVGSHCKSLETLSLDSETIHDKGLLAVAKGCPMMKALKLQCINLTDEALQAVGSFCLLLESLALYSFQKFTDRSLYAIGKGCNKLKNLTLSDCYFLSNKGLHFVATGCPELVHVEVNGCHNIGTTGLKSIGKFCNGLSELSLLYCQRIDYDALSEIGNGCKFLQALHLVDCSSIGDFSICCIARGCTNLRKLHIRRCYEVGNEGITAIAQNCKFLSDLSIRFCDSIGDEALISIGEGCPSLQHLNVSGCNQIGDAGIMAIARGCPQLSYLDISVLQKLTDRALIDLGEGCSFLKDIVISHCREITNIGLSYLARRCMLLESCHLVYCPGITETGISTLITTCTRMKKVLVEKWKVSERTKRHAGSIINYLCVDL, from the exons ATGC ATTCAACATACAGCCATGATGCCTGTTCTCTCGTTTGCAAACGCTGGTTATATCTTGAGGGGCTGATCCGTAACAGTGTCCATTTTGGTAGATCTTGCAAGACTGACACTACAATCAGGCTGTTTGCCGATCGTTTTGTGAATGTCCAAAGTGTGTATATCAATGAGACTTCCAATTCGAGCTCCACCCAATTG GGAAAAAGACGACGTGGTGCTGGCTCTTCTACTACAACCAGGTTTGGCCGTGGGTCTAATAAAAATGCGTCCGATAACAAGACAGGAACTAGCTGTTTGTCAGACTCTGGCTTGGAAACTGTTGGTGGTCGCTTTGCAAAACTAGAAAAATTGAGCCTTATTTGGTGCTCGAATGTAACAGATTTGGGGCTAAGATCTTTTGCCGAGAAATGTAAAACTCTTAAATCTTTGGATTTACAG GGCTGCTACATTGGAGATGGAGGTTTGGCTGCGGTGGGAGCATGCTGCAGTGGGCTTAATGATTTAAATTTGCGGTTTTGTGAAGGCTTGACTGACAAGGGACTGATTCTGTTGGCCCTTGGTAGTGGGAGGAATTTGAAATCACTTGGAGTCGCTGCTTGTGCAAAGATTACTGATGCCTCATTAGAAGTGGTGGGTTCTCATTGCAAATCTCTTGAAACTCTGTCACTAGACTCAGAAACCATCCATGACAAAGGCTTGCTTGCTGTGGCCAAAGGATGCCCTATGATGAAAGCTCTGAAACTACAGTGTATAAATCTTACAGATGAGGCTTTACAAGCTGTTGGTTCTTTCTGTTTATTGTTGGAGTCATTGGCTCTATACAGCTTCCAGAAATTCACTGACAG GAGCCTGTATGCCATAGGGAAAGGGTGTAATAAGCTGAAAAATCTTACATTGAGCGACTGCTACTTTTTAAGCAACAAGGGCTTGCATTTTGTCGCCACTGGTTGCCCAGAACTTGTGCATGTCGAAGTTAATGGTTGTCACAATATCGGAACAACCGGTTTGAAGTCTATTGGGAAATTTTGCAA TGGTCTTTCTGAATTATCCTTGCTGTACTGTCAGAGGATAGACTACGATGCTTTAAGTGAAATTGGTAATGGATGCAAGTTCTTACAAGCTCTTCACTTGGTGGATTGCTCCAGTATTGGGGATTTTTCCATATGTTGCATAGCTAGAGGATGTACCAACTTAAGAAAGCTTCATATTCGCCGATGTTACGAG GTGGGGAACGAAGGGATTACTGCGATTGCTCAGAACTGCAAATTCCTTTCAGATCTCAGTATCCGCTTCTGTGATAG CATAGGCGATGAGGCGCTGATTTCAATTGGCGAAGGTTGTCCCTCGTTGCAACATTTAAATGTAAGTGGTTGCAACCAAATTGGAGATGCTGGAATAATGGCCATTGCTAGAGGTTGCCCTCAACTCAGTTATCTGGATATAAGCGTTCTTCAG AAACTGACCGACAGGGCCTTGATTGACTTAGGCGAAGGCTGCTCCTTTCTAAAGGACATAGTGATATCACATTGTCGAGAAATAACCAACATAGGCCTCAGCTATCTTGCTCGGAGATGCATGCTACTGGAATCGTGTCACTTGGTTTACTGCCCGGGAATTACGGAAACTGGCATATCCACACTGATTACAACCTGTACGAGGATGAAAAAGGTGTTGGTCGAGAAGTGGAAGGTTAGTGAACGTACCAAAAGACATGCTGGATCCATCATCAACTACCTCTGTGTCGACCTTTAG